A region of the Cricetulus griseus strain 17A/GY chromosome 7, alternate assembly CriGri-PICRH-1.0, whole genome shotgun sequence genome:
atgcacacacacacacacacacacacacacacacacacacacacacacacacacacacacacacacacactccagcgcTCCCAATGGAGCGGGGACAGTGGGGAGTAGAGCTCGGGTCTTCTTGCCTACCCCTGTGCAAGGCCAGAACTCTGAGGGCCCTAGAGATCGCTACCTCTGATGACCCTGCCCATGCATCTGTGTCACCTGTTTTGATTCCTTATGCCTCAGGAGTGACCAGCAGCAGCCCCAGTCCCATAAAGAcaaggaggatgaagaagaagcGGTGAGATCATCACACTTTGTGCAGTGGGTGGTAGCAGGAAAGGAGGGCAGGGTCTTTATGCTTGGCAATCCTAGGACAATAGGaccaggccacacacacaccttcaccaGCTGTCTGCACTTCCTTCTCTGCtccaggcaggtctctgagaTAAGGGGTGGGTAGTGTGCCACACAGAAGCAGGACAGAGGCTTGGTGTGTCAGGGGAGTCCTGGGGGGAAGGGGTGTCCAGGTCCTGTTGCCTCAGCTTTCATTTGAAATCTTTCAGCCTGCAGCAGAATTGCCCAAGCTGGAGTCCCTACCCGAAGTGCAGCCGAACCCAGGCCCAGTGCCACAGCTGGAGGAGATGGCAATAATGATGCCCTCTAAACCCACACCGGATGCTGAGGGGGACTACATCACTGAAAGCCAGGAGCAGCAGATCTACAGTATCGAATCCCTCAAGCCCTATAAGGAAGAGCTGATAGAAAGGCCCTGGAGCTTCAAAACAAGCTCAAGCAGCATGGAAGAGGAGCTTGTGTGCACCTCCACCCATTTCCGCTCCATCCGAGTGCAGACCTCCAAACACCTCTTCTGGTCGAACAAGCTCACCCAGGCGTCAGAGCTCAGCTTCCAGAAGGTCAAGAGCCCCCGGGAAAAGTATGTCTCCATTTCCCAGGTTCTCACAGAGTGTGCCCCACGGCCACTAGGCTCCAGCAGGTCTTGCACCAGCCTGCCTGCAGCCCTTGGTCTGGCAGATCTGATCAACTTTGCATCTTCCCTGGCTGtagcctcctccagcagcatgaACATGcctaatttagaaaatataatcaaagGTTCATCCGAGAAGTCCCAGGAGACGTCTAGAGAGTTTTGCCAGCCAGGCCAGTCCGTCAAGTTTTCCCAGACTACCCAGATTACCCAGATGTCCTCggagaagcaagagaaaaaaCCCGAAAACATGACAACTCACAAATCCTGGACTCCAGAAACCAGGAATGTAGCTTGTTCTTACATAAATTTTAGCAAGACAGGGCTCAAGAACCACACCATCCAAGGAGAAGTGAAGTTTGTCCAGGCACCAACCACGTCCCCTCAGCTTCAGGGAGCCAAAGAAGAGTGAGTGACACTGCCCTGCAGTCTTTGGCTAGCATGTGGGGATGGGCTCAGTTCTCACATAGCTGGGTGGGGTGTGAAACAGTGGAATTGAGGGGGGAGGGGCTGAAGTAGGGAACTCAAGCAAGCTTAGTCGAGGGCCCAACCTCAATGACCTCACAAAGGCTGCTAGGAACAAGATTCCGGTGACCTGAGGTGCAGTAGCAAAGCCAGGGCCAGAGGAGGCCTGGGGACCATGGAGGGTGAGCTCTCCAGGGCTAGGACAGAAACCTGGGTTCAAAATGGGCAGGGCCACGTAGTATCAGGAATCATGCTGTCTGCCTCCATTCCTAGGCCACAGGACACTTGCATGAATGAGCATAGGGGAACCGGGCTTCAGAGCCCTTGGCCTCTGATGACATGTAGACACAGAACAGAATGCCAGCTGCCCCACAGATGCAGTGGGAGACACACCCCAGACCCTAATGCCCTAGTGACACTGTCTCTTTTGTGTTGCAGCTCGGTGCCGGGAACCAAGAAAGGGAATCCATTATTGCTGAAAATCCTTTTTAAGTTGTCATCCCCTCATCCCCAGAGAAATGACTAGACAAAAACAGTAAAGCCTCCAGTGCTGGCCCTGgtgaagacttttttttaaggTGCTCGGTTGGAACCCAGGGACCTGAACATATTTAGGCCAGTGTTTTACTCCTGGGCTATATCCTCAGTCCTTGGATTTTTTAGATAGTGTCTaattctgtagcccagactggcgtCAAACCCTTGATCTGCCTACCTCGGCCTCTTGAGTGACGAcattacaagtatgcaccaccCTGCTTGGGCTCTAGCTCATATTTTGGAGGACCAATgcctcctaaccactgagcacaCCTGGCTGCTATATTCTGGAAGCAATTTTTTAGGGATGACACCTCCATTTTTTAGTTTCCCTTTAGCCCACCTGTCCCCTGAGCTCTGGCTAGCTGTGTACGGTCTGACTACTCCCCAAAGTGCTTCCACTTTACTGCCCTTACCAGATCACTAGGTCACCTAAAAGCTCCATCCCAGTTTTTTAGGCCTAAGTCTAGAGACATATGGGCATGAGGATGTGGGAGATAGGGCCTCCTGGAGGTGGGGCTGACCGGATGAGAAAGTAAATCCAAAGGGAAGTCTTGCTGTGGCCATGGGTTAGGGAGGATATTGTGTGAAGGCTTGAAAGAGGGAAGAGCTGAGGTTGATAGATCTTTTAGAAGGCCACAGCCCCAAGCCAGAAGTAACTCCAAATGTAGGGAGACCCCATGTGTGGTGACATATCCAACATGGCAACCCGGAGGAGTTCCCCCACATTGCCAGCCTGACACTTGCATAAGGCAGCTTGCCCACAGACAGGAAACACGATCCACAAGAACGGGCACATGCATGCCCGGGGCCAGCTGCAGGGGTAAAATATGCACAGAGGCACACATCCACTATGTCTGGGGTCAGGCCTCAGAGGCCCAGAAGAAAGGCAATGTGAGAGAGCTTCCGCTTTTGGCAAAGGTCAGGAGGCTGTGAAGTGGGGAAGGGAGTTTGGgcctggagaaagagaaggggccagcttgatccacaggcagctgTGTGTATGAGAAGGGCAGGGGACATCTcactctgtgtagcccaagctagttTCAAAGTTGTGACAATCTCTCTACCTTGGTCTCTTAGTGCTGGGGCTACAATCGCTAACATCACACCTGGTTTGTGTTTCTGTAAGTCGGAGTTCTTTATGTTGGCGTAGCTGGACTGCCTCAGATCCAtaatgattctcttgcctctgcctcctgagtgctgggatcacatgtaTACGCTGCCACATcagcttttgttgttgtcgtCGTCACTGTTACTGAGACTGGGCCTcgttatgtagccctgactgcctcttgcctctgtctcctgggtgctaggaGTCGAGGCAGATGCCACCACatggcttcctttttcttttaagacagggtatagctgtgtaactcaggctggctttgaactcaaaaaaCTGCTTGCCTTAGtcttcagagtgctggggttataaaaGGAGCATGTCATCACGCCCAGCCCTGGTCAGGCTCCCTGCCAAGGGAAAAGCCCATCAAGACCATAGGAGAAGGCTGAGCAGGGAGAGAACCTAGGGACAGGGAAGTGGGATTAGGAATTGGGAGAGGAAAAGGGTGGGGATGTGGAGTGTCATTGCGCTCTTAGGATTTGTCTTTTTAGAGTTTATtgttttgtgggatttttaaagacaaattctACTTTTTAACCAGAGGTGGCGCACACACCTCtcatcccagaacttaggagatggtgacagaagaaaatgaaattaaaagttgtCCTTGCACTAGATGTGGTggccacacttttaatcctagcactcaggaggcagaggcaggtggatctctgtgagttcgaggccagcctggtctccagagcaagttccaggacagtcaaggctacacaaagaaaccctgtctcaaaaacaaaacaacaaaaagtcattCTCAGCCAAATAGTAacctcaaggacagcctgggctatggcaCATAAAATCCTgtccaaaaggaaaaaattgtTGAAAGTGGCTTCAGGTGCACCAAACAAGTGTCAAGCACAGACAGTTCCTGtgtgttctttctcttcccccagcCCCTACAGCATGGAACACAGGGACACTCTGAAACaggtacacacacccacactggcTCACAGCATCACCCAAGGCCCTTGGAGACGTTGGGGTTCACTCCCTCTCAGTGTACGTCCTGTGACAAGTGTATGGCATGTGTCCCATTGTAGTGTCATACAAAATAGTTTGCCCACCCTGGATACCCTCTGTGTCCACCCACTCATCCCTCCCCTCAACTCCAGGCACGCACTGATTGGTTACTGTCCGTCTGCTTTTTCCAGAATGAATTGGAATTGACCCTCGTGCAGCCTTTTCAAACAGGCGTCTTTCCCTTACTAAGCAGTTAACTGTCTTTTCTCCCTGTCTTTTCACGCCTTGACAGCTCATTTCCTTTCCGTACTCAATAATATTCTGCTATCTAGATGGATCAGTTTGTTTTTCCACCCACCTACCAAAACATATCTTGGTGGATCCCACGTTTCGGCAGTTAGGAGGTTGCAATAAGTATCAGTGTGtggattttgtgttttaaaataatctgGATAAGTGCCAAGGACCACAGTTGCTGCTTAATATACATTGTAAAGGTGTGTtcagaggctggggaggtggttcagCTACCAAAggctgggctcacaaccaaaacatcAAGATGGGTTCAGATTTATAAGAAATAGCTGGAGTGGCTGCCGGAGAAACTCATCACTTTGAAGCCCCAGCAATTCCTGTCTTCATCGTTTTGTGGTGTCGGTGTTTGAAATACTGGAGTTCTCAGGGATCCATAGTGGTGTGTCATCTTACTGTTCAGTTCTCTAGTGATTTGAGATGCTGGAGACTGTATCTTTGATTTGTTAAGGTGTCTGCTCACATCTTTTGCCCATTTTAATCGGATGACTCATTTTCTCATTGTTGAGTTTTAgaggttgtttgtaattttgtgtCTATAATTGTCTTCTAATTTTCTTCACTCTGTTGGCAGAGTCAAaggtttgggggggttgtttgtttgtttatttgttttgagacagggtctctctatgtggaactggctgccctggaacttgctatgtaaaccaagatggcctcgaactcagagatctgactgcctctgcctcaagagtactgggattaaagaggcatgagccaccaggTC
Encoded here:
- the Spata32 gene encoding spermatogenesis-associated protein 32, with the translated sequence MGVTGTSSFPCCGKNDVDIVDIMERTSDQQQPQSHKDKEDEEEAPAAELPKLESLPEVQPNPGPVPQLEEMAIMMPSKPTPDAEGDYITESQEQQIYSIESLKPYKEELIERPWSFKTSSSSMEEELVCTSTHFRSIRVQTSKHLFWSNKLTQASELSFQKVKSPREKYVSISQVLTECAPRPLGSSRSCTSLPAALGLADLINFASSLAVASSSSMNMPNLENIIKGSSEKSQETSREFCQPGQSVKFSQTTQITQMSSEKQEKKPENMTTHKSWTPETRNVACSYINFSKTGLKNHTIQGEVKFVQAPTTSPQLQGAKEDSVPGTKKGNPLLLKILFKLSSPHPQRND